In the Chryseobacterium sp. MYb264 genome, one interval contains:
- a CDS encoding ABC transporter ATP-binding protein, which yields MKILLNYLKPYKWLILASLLLASINQVFSLFAPAITGNILDKLVTHPNFFDKEKTLPRTMTEYLNGTDLYHGVFYFLGLLIGTAMISRIAKAFQDYVVNVIIQKFGAKIFTDGLKHSMRLPFQEFEDQRSGETLSILTKVREDSVKFINNFINVFFGILVSIIFVSVYAIRLHWTIMPVYVVGIIFIAVVTNLLSKRIKNIQKSIVTETTNLAGSTTESLRNIEIVKSLGLTNQEVERLNNNTYKILNLELRKVKSIRSLSFVQGTLVNFLQQTITFTLLLLIFKNIVTPGQYLSLMFYGFFIFGPMQEIGNIIISYREAQASLNNFDRVMKKEVEPKPLTPKKIGAIEDLKFQSVSFQHQSAHYKAINSISFDVKNGETIAFVGPSGSGKSTLVKLLVGLYRPQDGAILYNNIDGKEFDFDELRNQIGFVTQDTQLFAGTIRENLLFVNPSATEEDLQLALKKSSCTALLERAENGIETVIGEGGLKLSGGEKQRIAIARALLRKPHLLIFDEATSALDSITEEEITMTIKEVSKEKEQITVLIAHRLSTIMHADRIYVLERGQIVETGSHLKLIEEKGLYYAMWRQQIGERKIAETLI from the coding sequence TTACTAAATTATTTAAAACCATATAAATGGCTGATACTGGCATCTCTTCTATTAGCCTCAATCAATCAGGTATTTTCGCTGTTTGCGCCTGCCATTACTGGAAATATATTAGACAAACTGGTTACCCATCCTAATTTTTTCGATAAAGAGAAAACCCTTCCGAGAACTATGACGGAATATCTGAACGGAACTGATCTTTATCACGGTGTATTTTATTTTTTAGGATTATTGATTGGAACTGCAATGATCAGCCGGATTGCCAAAGCCTTTCAGGATTATGTAGTGAATGTGATCATCCAGAAATTTGGAGCAAAGATCTTTACGGATGGTTTAAAACATTCCATGAGACTGCCTTTCCAGGAATTTGAAGACCAGAGAAGTGGCGAAACGCTTTCAATTTTAACAAAAGTTCGTGAAGATTCGGTGAAATTTATTAATAATTTCATCAATGTATTTTTCGGAATTTTGGTGAGTATTATTTTCGTTTCGGTGTATGCCATCCGTCTGCATTGGACGATCATGCCTGTGTATGTGGTCGGGATTATCTTTATCGCCGTGGTCACCAATTTATTAAGCAAAAGAATTAAAAATATCCAGAAAAGTATTGTTACAGAAACAACAAACTTAGCCGGAAGCACTACAGAAAGCCTTAGAAATATTGAAATTGTAAAGAGTTTAGGACTGACCAATCAGGAAGTTGAACGTCTGAATAACAATACGTATAAAATCTTGAATTTAGAATTAAGGAAAGTAAAAAGCATCCGTTCTTTAAGCTTTGTACAGGGAACCTTGGTTAATTTTTTACAGCAAACCATAACGTTTACTTTATTATTATTAATCTTTAAAAACATTGTAACGCCGGGACAGTATTTATCATTAATGTTTTACGGGTTCTTCATCTTCGGACCTATGCAGGAAATTGGAAATATTATCATTTCTTATCGTGAAGCACAGGCTTCGTTGAATAATTTCGATCGCGTGATGAAAAAAGAAGTGGAACCCAAACCTTTAACTCCAAAAAAAATTGGTGCTATTGAAGATCTGAAATTCCAAAGTGTTTCTTTTCAGCATCAAAGCGCTCATTATAAAGCCATCAACTCGATTTCATTTGATGTAAAAAATGGAGAAACCATTGCTTTTGTTGGCCCCAGTGGTTCAGGAAAAAGTACTTTGGTGAAATTGCTTGTCGGTTTATACAGACCTCAAGATGGAGCCATTCTTTATAATAATATTGATGGAAAAGAATTTGATTTTGATGAATTAAGAAACCAAATCGGATTTGTAACCCAAGATACTCAGTTGTTTGCAGGAACGATCCGAGAAAACCTTTTATTTGTCAATCCATCAGCCACGGAGGAAGATTTACAATTAGCCTTAAAAAAATCAAGCTGTACGGCACTTTTAGAACGTGCCGAAAACGGAATTGAAACCGTAATCGGAGAAGGCGGACTAAAATTAAGCGGTGGTGAAAAACAAAGAATTGCCATTGCCCGAGCTTTATTAAGAAAACCGCATTTATTGATCTTTGATGAAGCAACCTCTGCCTTAGACAGTATTACTGAGGAAGAAATTACTATGACGATTAAGGAAGTTTCTAAAGAAAAAGAACAAATTACAGTGCTTATTGCGCACCGATTAAGTACAATTATGCATGCCGACAGAATTTATGTTCTGGAACGCGGACAAATTGTGGAAACGGGATCACATTTAAAGTTAATTG